From Sporosarcina sp. 6E9, a single genomic window includes:
- a CDS encoding DNA-dependent RNA polymerase subunit epsilon, whose translation MIYKVYYQENVLEVPVRENTKSMYIEAESEKTVREILAGRNFNIEYIQLLEGEHLEFEKASPHFELEQV comes from the coding sequence ATGATTTATAAAGTTTATTACCAAGAAAACGTGCTAGAAGTACCTGTCCGCGAAAATACAAAAAGCATGTACATCGAAGCTGAATCAGAGAAAACGGTTCGTGAAATTCTTGCAGGTCGAAACTTCAATATTGAATATATTCAACTACTTGAAGGAGAGCACCTTGAATTTGAAAAGGCTTCACCGCATTTCGAACTCGAGCAGGTATAA
- a CDS encoding YkyA family protein, with amino-acid sequence MRKYIVSIILIGTLFLSACNFGSSTEKDLADVLSKLNSAEEKYREAQGELSSLEKSEQNLFNEIIQLTQEEKEELKTKVSEAEESLEKRLTFLADEEKSMNKAKESVATFDEIIEKADEEKVKAEITELRDSVNNRYDLHSDFVENYTKLTDLQKELYGMLVDEETDVSKLQEKVIEVNKQNETVKEIINSFNEATGIVNKLKEDLFNKLAEK; translated from the coding sequence TTGAGGAAATATATAGTAAGCATCATTTTAATCGGCACATTATTTCTATCAGCTTGTAATTTTGGTTCATCTACAGAGAAAGACCTTGCGGATGTATTATCGAAGTTAAATAGTGCTGAAGAAAAGTACCGCGAAGCACAAGGGGAACTTTCCAGTCTTGAGAAGTCCGAGCAAAATCTTTTCAATGAAATCATTCAATTAACACAGGAGGAAAAGGAAGAACTTAAAACAAAGGTATCTGAAGCAGAAGAATCCCTTGAAAAACGTCTAACCTTTCTTGCTGACGAAGAAAAGTCTATGAATAAGGCGAAAGAATCTGTAGCAACATTCGACGAAATTATAGAAAAAGCAGATGAAGAAAAAGTAAAAGCTGAAATAACGGAACTAAGAGATTCAGTTAATAATCGATATGATCTGCATTCCGACTTTGTTGAAAACTATACGAAGTTAACAGATTTGCAAAAGGAACTCTACGGAATGCTTGTTGATGAAGAAACTGATGTTTCAAAATTACAAGAAAAGGTTATAGAAGTAAATAAACAAAATGAAACTGTAAAAGAAATTATCAATTCATTTAATGAAGCCACTGGAATAGTGAACAAATTAAAAGAAGACCTATTCAATAAATTAGCAGAAAAGTAA
- a CDS encoding alpha-ketoacid dehydrogenase subunit beta yields the protein MAQMTMIQAINDAMKTELKNDENVLVFGEDVGNNGGVFRATEGLQKEFGEERVFDTPLGESGIGGLAIGLSLTGFRPVMEIQFFGFVYEVMDSISGQLARMQFRSGGKYNGPVTIRSPFGGGVATPEMHADSLEGLMAAQPGLTVVIPSTPYDAKGLLISAIRDENPVVYLEHMKLYRSFRQEVPEEEYTIPLGKADVKREGTDLSIFAYGAMVHESLKAAEELEKEGHSVEVVDLRTVQPLDIEAIIASVEKTNRAIVVQEAQKQAGIAANVVAEITERAILSLEAPVLRVTAPDTIYPYAQGENVWLPNAKDIMEAANKVLTF from the coding sequence ATGGCACAAATGACGATGATTCAAGCAATTAATGATGCTATGAAAACAGAGCTGAAAAATGATGAAAACGTCCTCGTCTTCGGTGAAGACGTTGGAAATAACGGCGGAGTATTCCGTGCAACAGAAGGTTTACAAAAAGAGTTTGGTGAAGAGCGCGTGTTTGATACGCCATTAGGAGAATCCGGAATTGGCGGGCTTGCAATCGGTCTTTCACTGACAGGGTTCCGTCCAGTAATGGAAATCCAATTCTTTGGTTTTGTTTATGAAGTAATGGATTCTATCAGTGGTCAACTTGCTCGTATGCAATTCCGTAGTGGTGGAAAATACAATGGTCCAGTTACAATTCGCTCGCCATTCGGCGGTGGTGTTGCGACGCCTGAGATGCATGCAGATAGTTTAGAAGGTCTCATGGCAGCTCAACCGGGCTTGACGGTAGTTATCCCATCTACTCCGTATGATGCGAAAGGGCTTCTCATTTCTGCAATTCGTGATGAAAATCCTGTCGTTTACTTGGAGCATATGAAGTTATATCGTTCATTCAGACAAGAAGTTCCTGAAGAAGAGTACACAATTCCACTCGGTAAAGCGGATGTGAAACGTGAAGGAACAGATCTTTCGATTTTCGCATACGGCGCAATGGTTCACGAAAGCCTCAAAGCGGCAGAAGAGTTGGAAAAAGAAGGGCATTCAGTTGAGGTAGTGGATTTAAGAACTGTTCAACCACTCGATATTGAAGCGATAATTGCATCTGTTGAAAAAACAAACCGTGCAATTGTTGTACAAGAGGCACAAAAACAAGCTGGAATCGCAGCGAATGTTGTGGCGGAAATTACAGAACGAGCAATTCTAAGTCTTGAGGCTCCGGTTCTGCGTGTAACAGCACCAGATACGATTTATCCTTATGCACAGGGCGAAAATGTTTGGTTGCCAAACGCTAAGGATATTATGGAAGCAGCAAATAAAGTTTTAACGTTTTAA
- the def gene encoding peptide deformylase yields the protein MIVMKDIVREGHPTLRKTAEEMTFPLTTEEIDLCDDLLAYLKNSHDPVISEKYNLRAGVGLAAPQVNVSKRVFALHITEMKGEPISFVAINPKIISHSVERTYLTSGEGCLSVDRNVEGFVPRYSRITIKAFDKDGNEFKKRLRGLAAIAFQHELDHLNGIMFYDHIDKNEPFKEIPGATPFERA from the coding sequence ATGATAGTAATGAAAGACATAGTAAGAGAAGGTCACCCTACATTACGAAAAACAGCCGAAGAAATGACTTTCCCTCTCACTACTGAAGAGATTGATCTATGCGATGATTTACTCGCGTACTTAAAAAATAGTCATGACCCAGTAATTTCCGAAAAATATAATTTGCGTGCAGGCGTAGGTCTAGCTGCCCCCCAAGTCAATGTATCCAAAAGAGTATTTGCACTTCATATTACAGAAATGAAAGGAGAGCCTATAAGTTTTGTGGCAATCAATCCGAAAATCATAAGTCATTCTGTTGAAAGAACCTATCTAACATCAGGTGAAGGTTGCTTATCAGTCGATAGGAACGTCGAAGGATTTGTGCCGCGATATTCTAGAATTACGATTAAAGCATTCGACAAGGACGGTAATGAATTTAAGAAACGGTTGCGTGGACTTGCTGCAATTGCCTTTCAACACGAATTGGATCATTTAAATGGGATAATGTTCTATGATCATATAGATAAGAACGAGCCCTTCAAAGAAATTCCTGGCGCGACACCCTTTGAACGCGCATGA
- the pdhA gene encoding pyruvate dehydrogenase (acetyl-transferring) E1 component subunit alpha → MASKTNKHFDPVKTLHEIEDKFEMVQVLNEEGEIVNKDMDPKMSDEDLVELMTRMVYTRILDQRSISLNRQGRLGFYAPTAGQEASQIASHFALEKEDFILPGYRDVPQMIWHGLPLSMAFLWSRGHYKGGQIPEGVNVFPPQIIIGAQYIQAAGIALGFQKRGTKAVAMTYTGDGGTSQGDFYEGINFAGAYRSPAIFVIQNNQYAISTPRDVQTAGKTLAQKGISAGIPSILVDGMDPLAVYAATRDARERAVNGEGPTLIETFCYRYGPHTMAGDDPTRYRTSETDSEWEKRDPLLRFRKYLEAKGIWNEEQEEKVIEKATEDIREAIKEADAAPKQKVSDFINIMYKGDLPFNLKEQLDVYTERESK, encoded by the coding sequence ATGGCTTCAAAAACAAACAAGCATTTCGATCCAGTGAAAACACTTCACGAGATTGAAGATAAGTTTGAAATGGTTCAAGTTTTGAATGAAGAAGGCGAAATCGTCAATAAAGATATGGATCCCAAGATGAGTGATGAGGATCTAGTTGAGTTAATGACACGCATGGTCTATACACGAATTTTGGATCAACGTTCAATTTCGCTTAACCGTCAGGGAAGACTTGGTTTCTACGCACCGACTGCTGGTCAAGAAGCGTCTCAAATAGCTTCTCACTTCGCATTAGAAAAAGAGGATTTCATCTTACCGGGTTACCGTGATGTACCTCAGATGATTTGGCACGGCCTACCATTGTCAATGGCATTTTTATGGTCAAGAGGACATTACAAAGGCGGACAGATTCCGGAGGGCGTAAATGTATTCCCACCACAAATCATTATTGGCGCACAATATATTCAAGCTGCAGGTATTGCACTAGGATTCCAAAAACGTGGAACAAAAGCGGTTGCTATGACTTATACAGGTGACGGCGGAACATCACAAGGTGACTTCTATGAAGGTATTAACTTTGCCGGTGCTTATCGTTCTCCTGCAATATTTGTAATTCAAAACAACCAATACGCAATTTCTACACCACGTGACGTACAAACTGCTGGTAAAACACTTGCTCAAAAAGGGATTTCAGCGGGTATTCCAAGCATTCTTGTTGATGGTATGGACCCACTTGCGGTTTATGCAGCAACTAGAGATGCACGTGAACGCGCAGTTAACGGAGAAGGTCCAACGCTAATTGAAACATTTTGCTACCGTTACGGACCACATACGATGGCCGGAGATGATCCAACACGTTACCGTACATCTGAAACGGATAGCGAATGGGAAAAACGCGATCCACTACTTCGATTCCGTAAATATCTAGAAGCGAAAGGTATTTGGAATGAAGAGCAGGAAGAAAAAGTAATTGAAAAAGCAACAGAAGATATAAGAGAAGCAATTAAAGAAGCAGATGCAGCACCTAAACAAAAAGTGAGCGATTTTATTAATATTATGTATAAAGGCGATCTTCCATTTAACTTGAAAGAACAGCTTGATGTTTATACTGAAAGGGAGTCGAAGTAA
- a CDS encoding dihydrolipoamide acetyltransferase family protein produces MAYVFRLPDIGEGIHEGEILKWFVAEGDKVEEDDVLFEVQNDKAVVEIPSPVAGTVEKLLVSEGTVAVVGDALIQIDAPGFEHLHEEKVEDEAQEETEAQVQASAEKGQAIEKEEAPKQEAPSEGKSVASGQDVDLDRRIIAMPSVRKFARENDVDIRQVAGSGKNGRVLKGDVEAFVNGEQTQASAPVAAEKTSQTATPAGDNQVSLEGDFPETREKMSSMRKIIAKAMVNSKHTAPHVTLLDEVDVTGLVAHRKKFKDIALEKDIRLTYLPYVVKALVSTLREFPEFNTSYDEETEEIIQKHYYNIGIAADTERGLVVPVVKHADRKSVFAISDEINKLAVKARDGKLSMAEMSGASCSISNIGSAGGQWFTPIINHPEVAILGIGRIAEKPVVKDGEIVAVPMLALSLVFDHRMMDGATAQHALNHLKRLLADPELLLMEG; encoded by the coding sequence GTGGCATATGTATTCCGTTTACCAGATATCGGAGAAGGAATTCACGAAGGTGAGATTTTAAAGTGGTTTGTGGCTGAGGGCGATAAAGTCGAGGAAGATGACGTTCTATTTGAAGTCCAAAACGACAAGGCTGTAGTAGAAATCCCATCTCCGGTTGCAGGTACTGTAGAAAAATTATTAGTTTCTGAGGGAACTGTGGCAGTTGTAGGAGATGCATTGATTCAAATCGATGCACCAGGATTCGAACATCTTCACGAAGAAAAAGTAGAAGATGAGGCTCAAGAAGAGACTGAAGCACAAGTTCAAGCTTCGGCAGAAAAGGGTCAAGCGATTGAAAAAGAAGAAGCACCAAAACAAGAAGCACCATCAGAAGGTAAGTCGGTAGCATCAGGACAAGATGTTGATCTTGATCGTAGAATTATTGCGATGCCATCAGTCCGTAAGTTTGCACGCGAGAATGATGTTGATATTCGCCAAGTTGCGGGGTCAGGTAAGAATGGTCGCGTTTTGAAAGGCGATGTTGAAGCATTTGTAAATGGTGAGCAGACACAGGCTTCTGCACCAGTTGCGGCAGAAAAAACGAGTCAAACAGCAACACCAGCTGGGGATAACCAAGTTTCACTTGAAGGAGACTTCCCAGAAACGCGCGAAAAAATGTCCAGCATGAGAAAAATTATTGCGAAAGCTATGGTTAACTCGAAACATACGGCTCCGCATGTTACATTATTAGACGAGGTGGATGTTACGGGACTTGTTGCACATCGCAAAAAGTTCAAAGATATCGCCCTTGAAAAAGATATTCGTCTAACTTATTTGCCATATGTTGTTAAGGCACTTGTAAGCACGTTGAGAGAATTCCCTGAGTTCAATACATCATATGATGAGGAGACTGAGGAAATTATTCAGAAGCATTATTATAATATTGGAATCGCTGCAGATACAGAGCGTGGACTTGTTGTGCCTGTTGTTAAGCATGCAGACCGCAAATCAGTGTTCGCGATTTCCGATGAAATTAATAAGCTAGCTGTAAAAGCGCGTGATGGCAAATTGTCAATGGCTGAAATGAGTGGCGCTTCATGCTCTATTTCGAATATCGGTTCTGCAGGCGGTCAGTGGTTTACACCAATCATTAACCATCCTGAAGTTGCGATTCTTGGAATTGGTCGCATCGCTGAAAAACCAGTCGTTAAAGATGGAGAAATTGTAGCAGTTCCTATGCTGGCACTATCTCTTGTTTTCGACCACAGAATGATGGACGGTGCTACTGCACAACATGCATTGAACCACTTAAAGAGATTACTTGCAGACCCAGAACTTTTATTAATGGAGGGGTAA
- the lpdA gene encoding dihydrolipoyl dehydrogenase codes for MVVGDFPIEVETLVVGSGPGGYVAAIRASQLGQKVTIVERDNLGGVCLNVGCIPSKALISVGHRYVQAKNSEQMGISAEVNLDFAKAQEFKDGVVTRLTGGVSGLMKGNKIDVVQGEAYFVDENTVRIISGESAQTYKFKNAIVATGSRPVEIPSFKFSERVLSSTGALSLKELPKKLVVIGGGYIGTELGSAYANLGSEVTIIEGADDILAGFEKQMTQMVKKGLKKKGVEIVTKASAKGVEETDSGVTVTYEAGGEDKTIEADYVLVTVGRRPNTDEMGLESTGINIGERGLIEVDKQCRTNVPSIYAIGDVVAGLQLAHKASYEAKVAAEAISGLKSEVDYLAIPAVCFTDPELATVGLSEQQAKDEGYEVSSGKFPYAANGRAIALDATEGFVKLVARKEDGLLLGAQIVGESASDMISELALAIEAGMTMEDIAMTIHAHPTLAEITMEAAEVLLGKPIHMM; via the coding sequence ATGGTAGTAGGAGATTTCCCGATTGAAGTAGAAACACTCGTTGTTGGTTCAGGACCTGGAGGTTATGTTGCAGCAATTCGTGCATCACAACTTGGTCAAAAAGTAACAATTGTTGAGAGAGATAACCTAGGTGGCGTATGCTTGAACGTTGGGTGTATTCCATCAAAAGCGCTAATTTCTGTTGGACATCGTTATGTCCAGGCAAAAAATTCCGAGCAAATGGGAATTTCCGCAGAAGTTAATCTTGACTTTGCAAAAGCTCAAGAGTTTAAAGACGGTGTTGTTACTCGATTAACGGGCGGCGTAAGCGGTCTGATGAAGGGTAATAAAATTGACGTTGTTCAAGGAGAGGCATACTTCGTTGATGAGAACACTGTTCGTATCATCAGCGGCGAGTCAGCTCAGACATACAAATTTAAAAATGCGATTGTCGCAACGGGCTCACGTCCAGTTGAAATCCCATCATTTAAATTCTCAGAACGCGTTCTTAGCTCCACAGGCGCGCTAAGTCTTAAAGAATTGCCTAAAAAGTTAGTTGTTATCGGTGGAGGATATATCGGAACTGAACTTGGTTCTGCTTATGCAAACCTTGGATCTGAAGTAACGATTATTGAAGGCGCTGATGATATTTTGGCAGGCTTTGAAAAACAAATGACACAAATGGTTAAAAAAGGTCTAAAGAAAAAAGGCGTTGAAATTGTAACAAAAGCATCAGCTAAAGGCGTAGAAGAAACTGATTCAGGTGTAACAGTTACATACGAAGCAGGCGGCGAGGATAAAACGATCGAAGCTGACTATGTACTTGTTACTGTTGGTCGTCGTCCGAATACAGACGAAATGGGCCTTGAATCAACTGGTATCAACATTGGCGAACGCGGCCTAATTGAAGTTGATAAACAGTGCCGTACTAATGTTCCGTCGATTTATGCAATTGGTGACGTTGTAGCTGGACTTCAACTTGCGCATAAAGCATCTTATGAAGCAAAAGTTGCTGCTGAAGCAATTTCAGGTCTTAAGTCTGAAGTTGATTACCTAGCAATTCCAGCTGTTTGCTTCACGGATCCTGAACTTGCGACTGTTGGTTTAAGCGAACAGCAGGCAAAAGATGAAGGTTATGAAGTATCAAGTGGAAAATTCCCTTATGCAGCTAACGGGCGTGCAATCGCTCTAGACGCTACAGAAGGCTTTGTGAAGCTTGTTGCTCGCAAAGAAGACGGATTGTTACTTGGTGCGCAAATCGTTGGAGAAAGTGCCTCAGATATGATTTCTGAACTTGCACTAGCAATCGAAGCGGGCATGACTATGGAAGATATCGCAATGACGATTCATGCTCACCCAACATTAGCTGAAATTACGATGGAAGCTGCCGAAGTGTTATTGGGTAAACCAATTCATATGATGTAA